One genomic window of Tachypleus tridentatus isolate NWPU-2018 chromosome 12, ASM421037v1, whole genome shotgun sequence includes the following:
- the LOC143235292 gene encoding uncharacterized protein LOC143235292 isoform X6 has product MNATGKTHHFEERSPHTNFKFDVIKEETEDVYDGDEDTVETDCILFILSTLKHNIHVQVKAEQPDHVLEGDVISKFSDSNDNDLDSSSYNYTNVKMKTEFQEEIASVLDSTSDVKTCCESQCPSYHVIKQDFFTEVVNSSKSNSVICGETNLNGNNLNKLNIPQCNSKTYSYVTSRKEFRTLENLTQKERIESGEKPYHCALLAKHFKSNSPSEQHHRNHSERKIYSCGICRKHFVSRYTLKSHQTIHTGEKPYTCIICGKQFRRKGELKQHQAIHTGEKPYSCTVCGKQFRRKSDLKEHQRIHTGEKPYSCSVCGKQFRTNSDLKVHHRSHTGKKPYSCTVCEKKFVTRSILKIHETIHTGEKPYSCLVCDKQFVRNSNLKIHLRTHTGEKPYSCAVCGKQFAGSTNLKNHRRIHSGEKPYCCAVCERHFISKDSLRSHLNTHTGEIPYSCTICKSQYGSNSALKKHEKKHTEEKTYNCKICEKHFVRNSNLKIHQRIHTGEKPYCCEICEKQFSRTSALKRHHITHTGEKPFSCEICGKQFASKGDLKSHLRTHTGEKPYSCALCGKCFVTNSTLKYHQRIHTGEKPYSCAICEKHFGKNSNLKKHQRTHTGEKPYSCAVCGKFFTKNIYLKSHQKTHGNNISSSNNLKKHEEYTLFENHKCVQFC; this is encoded by the exons ATGAATG CTACAGGAAAAACCCATCACTTTGAAGAAAGATCTCCACATACCAATTTTAAGTTTGATGTGATAAAAGAGGAAACCGAAGATGTCTATGATGGAGATGAAGATACAGTGGAG ACTGACTGCATATTGTTTATCCTAAGTACTTTAAAGCAT AACATCCATGTCCAAGTGAAAGCAGAACAGCCTGATCATGTGTTAGAAGGTGATGTTATTTCAAAGTTCAGTGACAGCAATGATAATGATCTGGATAGTTCAAGTTATAATTACACAAATGtgaaaatgaaaactgaatttCAAGAAGAAATTGCATCTGTGTTAGATAGTACATCTG ATGTGAAGACCTGCTGTGAAAGTCAGTGTCCTAGTTATCATGTTATAAAACAAGATTTCTTTACAGAAGTTGTGAACTCCTCAAAATCAAATAGTGTTATATGTggagaaacaaatttaaatggaAATAACCTAAACAAATTGAATATACCTCAGTGTAATAGTAAAACGTACAGTTATGTAACCAGTAGAAAGGAATTTAGAACATTGGAAAATCTAACACAAAAAGAGAGGATAGAATCTGGAGAGAAACCTTATCATTGTGCACTTTTAGCAAAACATTTTAAGAGCAATAGTCCTTCTGAACAACATCACAGAAATCACAGTGAGAGGAAAATTTACAGTTGTGGAATTTGTAGAAAACATTTTGTGTCAAGATATACCTTAAAATCACATCAAacaatacacactggggagaaaccatacactTGTATaatttgtggaaaacagtttagAAGAAAAGGTGAATTAAAACAACATCAAGCAATACATACTGGagaaaaaccatacagttgtacagtttgtggaaaacaatttaggCGAAAGAGTGATTTAAAAgaacatcaaagaatacatactggagagaaaccttacagttgttcagtatgtggaaaacaatttagaacaaaTAGTGACTTAAAAGTACATCATAGATCACATACTGGGAAGAAACCATACAGCTGtacagtttgtgaaaaaaaatttgtaacaagaagtattttaaaaatacatgaaacaatacACACAGGGGAGAAACCCTACAGTTGTTTAGTGTGTGATAAACAATTTGTAAGAAactcaaatttaaaaatacatcttagaacacacactggagagaaaccttacagttgtgcagTGTGTGGTAAACAATTTGCTGGAAGTACAAACCTTAAAAATCACAGAAGGATACATTCTGGGGAGAAACCTTATTGTTGTGCAGTGTGTGAAAGACATTTTATATCAAAGGATTCATTAAGAAGTCATCTAAATACACACACTGGGGAGAtaccttacagttgtacaattTGCAAAAGTCAGTATGGATCAAACTCTGCCttgaaaaaacatgaaaagaaaCACACTGAAGAGAAAACTTACAACTgtaaaatttgtgaaaaacattttgtaagaaactcaaatttaaaaatacatcaaagaatccACACTGGAGAAAAACCTTACTGTTGTgaaatttgtgaaaaacagttttctaGAACCTCAGCATTAAAAAGACATCACATaacacacactggggagaaaccattcAGTTGTGAaatttgtggaaaacaatttgCATCAAAGGGTGATTTAAAAAGTCATTTAAGAActcacactggggagaaaccttacagttgtgcatTATGTGGGAAATGCTTTGTTACAAACAGTACATTAAAATatcatcaaagaatacatactggggagaaaccttacagttgtgcaatttgtgaaaaacattttggaaaaaattcaaacttaaaaaaacatcaaagaacacacactggggagaaaccttacagttgtgcagTGTGTGGAAAGttctttactaaaaatatttatttaaaatcacaTCAAAAAACACATGGAAATAATATTTCATCAAGTAATAACTTAAAGAAACATGAAGAATACACCCTCTTTGAAAACCATAAATGTGTTCAGTTTTGTTGA
- the LOC143235292 gene encoding uncharacterized protein LOC143235292 isoform X7 encodes MKTEFQEEIASVLDSTSDVKTCCESQCPSYHVIKQDFFTEVVNSSKSNSVICGETNLNGNNLNKLNIPQCNSKTYSYVTSRKEFRTLENLTQKERIESGEKPYHCALLAKHFKSNSPSEQHHRNHSERKIYSCGICRKHFVSRYTLKSHQTIHTGEKPYTCIICGKQFRRKGELKQHQAIHTGEKPYSCTVCGKQFRRKSDLKEHQRIHTGEKPYSCSVCGKQFRTNSDLKVHHRSHTGKKPYSCTVCEKKFVTRSILKIHETIHTGEKPYSCLVCDKQFVRNSNLKIHLRTHTGEKPYSCAVCGKQFAGSTNLKNHRRIHSGEKPYCCAVCERHFISKDSLRSHLNTHTGEIPYSCTICKSQYGSNSALKKHEKKHTEEKTYNCKICEKHFVRNSNLKIHQRIHTGEKPYCCEICEKQFSRTSALKRHHITHTGEKPFSCEICGKQFASKGDLKSHLRTHTGEKPYSCALCGKCFVTNSTLKYHQRIHTGEKPYSCAICEKHFGKNSNLKKHQRTHTGEKPYSCAVCGKFFTKNIYLKSHQKTHGNNISSSNNLKKHEEYTLFENHKCVQFC; translated from the exons atgaaaactgaatttCAAGAAGAAATTGCATCTGTGTTAGATAGTACATCTG ATGTGAAGACCTGCTGTGAAAGTCAGTGTCCTAGTTATCATGTTATAAAACAAGATTTCTTTACAGAAGTTGTGAACTCCTCAAAATCAAATAGTGTTATATGTggagaaacaaatttaaatggaAATAACCTAAACAAATTGAATATACCTCAGTGTAATAGTAAAACGTACAGTTATGTAACCAGTAGAAAGGAATTTAGAACATTGGAAAATCTAACACAAAAAGAGAGGATAGAATCTGGAGAGAAACCTTATCATTGTGCACTTTTAGCAAAACATTTTAAGAGCAATAGTCCTTCTGAACAACATCACAGAAATCACAGTGAGAGGAAAATTTACAGTTGTGGAATTTGTAGAAAACATTTTGTGTCAAGATATACCTTAAAATCACATCAAacaatacacactggggagaaaccatacactTGTATaatttgtggaaaacagtttagAAGAAAAGGTGAATTAAAACAACATCAAGCAATACATACTGGagaaaaaccatacagttgtacagtttgtggaaaacaatttaggCGAAAGAGTGATTTAAAAgaacatcaaagaatacatactggagagaaaccttacagttgttcagtatgtggaaaacaatttagaacaaaTAGTGACTTAAAAGTACATCATAGATCACATACTGGGAAGAAACCATACAGCTGtacagtttgtgaaaaaaaatttgtaacaagaagtattttaaaaatacatgaaacaatacACACAGGGGAGAAACCCTACAGTTGTTTAGTGTGTGATAAACAATTTGTAAGAAactcaaatttaaaaatacatcttagaacacacactggagagaaaccttacagttgtgcagTGTGTGGTAAACAATTTGCTGGAAGTACAAACCTTAAAAATCACAGAAGGATACATTCTGGGGAGAAACCTTATTGTTGTGCAGTGTGTGAAAGACATTTTATATCAAAGGATTCATTAAGAAGTCATCTAAATACACACACTGGGGAGAtaccttacagttgtacaattTGCAAAAGTCAGTATGGATCAAACTCTGCCttgaaaaaacatgaaaagaaaCACACTGAAGAGAAAACTTACAACTgtaaaatttgtgaaaaacattttgtaagaaactcaaatttaaaaatacatcaaagaatccACACTGGAGAAAAACCTTACTGTTGTgaaatttgtgaaaaacagttttctaGAACCTCAGCATTAAAAAGACATCACATaacacacactggggagaaaccattcAGTTGTGAaatttgtggaaaacaatttgCATCAAAGGGTGATTTAAAAAGTCATTTAAGAActcacactggggagaaaccttacagttgtgcatTATGTGGGAAATGCTTTGTTACAAACAGTACATTAAAATatcatcaaagaatacatactggggagaaaccttacagttgtgcaatttgtgaaaaacattttggaaaaaattcaaacttaaaaaaacatcaaagaacacacactggggagaaaccttacagttgtgcagTGTGTGGAAAGttctttactaaaaatatttatttaaaatcacaTCAAAAAACACATGGAAATAATATTTCATCAAGTAATAACTTAAAGAAACATGAAGAATACACCCTCTTTGAAAACCATAAATGTGTTCAGTTTTGTTGA